Proteins encoded in a region of the Bacillus methanolicus genome:
- a CDS encoding M14 family metallopeptidase, whose translation MKVRVRSGDSFWYYSQLFQIPLNLITDSNPDLNPANLQVGQEIQIPGYIDKFYSIKRGDTFWKLSAIGNMSVDALMLLNQNVNPNQLKAGENILLPVRVTSPIVNGKREYDYHVLQDDLNQLKKIYPFININSVGKSVLGLPIQEIRLGNGPKKVQMNASFHANEWITTSILMSYLNTYLLSLTNSSLIRGISTLPLYNSVELTLIPMVNPDGVNLVLNGPPGEFRESVIKMNNGSTDFNDWKANIRGIDLNNQYLAKWEIEKERKKPKAPSPRDYPGDAPLTEPEAIAMENLARSLPFDRMLAFHTQGKEFYWGYEGFEPPESKRLADEFERVSGYKAVCYIDSHAGYRDWFIQEFRRPGFTIELGKGVNPLPLSQFDEIYEDVLGIFLASLYM comes from the coding sequence ATGAAAGTTCGAGTTCGTTCCGGTGATTCTTTCTGGTATTATAGCCAGCTATTTCAAATTCCACTAAATTTAATTACAGATTCAAATCCTGATCTGAATCCTGCAAATTTGCAAGTTGGGCAGGAAATACAAATTCCGGGATATATTGATAAATTCTATTCAATCAAACGAGGAGATACTTTTTGGAAGCTTTCAGCAATCGGCAACATGTCCGTTGATGCCTTGATGCTCTTAAATCAAAATGTCAATCCTAATCAGTTAAAGGCGGGAGAAAACATTCTTTTGCCGGTCAGGGTCACTTCTCCCATTGTAAACGGAAAGAGAGAATATGATTATCATGTTTTACAGGATGATTTAAACCAATTAAAGAAAATATATCCATTTATTAATATAAATTCGGTAGGAAAAAGCGTGCTTGGATTGCCTATCCAAGAAATAAGGCTCGGGAATGGACCGAAAAAGGTTCAGATGAATGCTTCATTCCATGCGAATGAATGGATCACGACTTCGATTTTAATGAGTTATTTAAACACTTACCTCCTTTCTTTAACAAATTCATCCTTGATTAGAGGGATTTCTACCCTTCCTCTTTATAATAGTGTAGAATTAACGCTGATTCCTATGGTTAATCCGGATGGGGTCAATTTAGTTTTAAACGGTCCTCCGGGAGAATTCAGAGAGAGTGTCATCAAAATGAATAATGGCAGCACTGATTTTAACGATTGGAAGGCAAATATACGCGGCATAGACCTTAATAATCAATATTTGGCAAAATGGGAAATTGAAAAAGAGAGAAAGAAACCAAAAGCTCCTTCACCAAGAGATTATCCTGGTGATGCCCCGCTTACCGAACCGGAGGCCATCGCAATGGAAAATCTGGCCCGAAGCCTTCCATTTGACAGAATGCTTGCTTTCCATACGCAAGGGAAAGAATTTTATTGGGGATATGAAGGTTTTGAACCTCCTGAATCGAAAAGATTGGCAGATGAATTCGAAAGGGTCAGTGGATATAAAGCGGTTTGCTACATTGACAGCCATGCGGGTTATAGAGATTGGTTTATCCAGGAATTTCGCCGCCCCGGTTTTACGATTGAATTAGGAAAGGGTGTGAACCCATTACCTCTATCACAATTCGATGAAATTTATGAGGATGTTTTGGGAATTTTTCTTGCATCTTTATACATGTAG
- a CDS encoding LTA synthase family protein gives MRKLKWSKVSLIAIATVLLWLKTYIVYKTSFEIKIENWKQEFILFINPLSFLLFIFGLSLFLKEKNQNRYILITSFLVSAVLFANVVFYRFFNDFLTIPVLFQTSNMSDLGSSVNELLNLSDLLYFSDFFILALIVKFKPNFVGSRQYSKVDRRAYFLISIAIAFFNLGLAETERPQLLTRTFDREMLIKNIGTYNYHIYDAFLQSKSSAQRAFADGSELADIDNYVRANYKQPNDDMFGIAKGKNVILVSMESTQSFVINRTVNGQEITPFLNDFIKESYYFENFYHQTGQGKTSDSEFIVENSLYPLSRGAVFFTHSGNEYTATPEILNKNGYFTASLHANNKSFWNRDIMYKSLGYQRFYDMNDYEINEENTVGWGLKDMEFFEQSVQHLKEMPKPFYAKLITLTNHFPFELEKEDMLIEPYTSNDKTVNNYFTTVRYQDEALKHFIQKLKDEGLYEDSIIILYGDHYGISENHNKAMSEYLGQEVTPFVSTQLQRVPLIIHIPGHKGKTISTVSGQIDLKPTILHLLGIDTKQDIQFGSDLFSKNKMDFTVLRDGSFITKDYVYTRETCYDKATGEPAANQNACEPYMEKAKNELEYSDKIIYGDLLRFYEKTEYRNKDNDKIKISNS, from the coding sequence ATGCGTAAACTAAAGTGGTCAAAGGTATCGTTGATTGCGATTGCAACAGTTCTCCTTTGGCTAAAAACGTACATTGTCTATAAAACTAGCTTTGAAATAAAAATTGAAAACTGGAAGCAGGAATTTATTCTCTTTATTAATCCATTAAGCTTCCTGTTATTTATTTTTGGCCTAAGTTTATTTTTAAAAGAAAAAAACCAAAATCGCTATATCTTGATTACTAGCTTTCTAGTTTCTGCCGTTTTGTTTGCAAACGTTGTGTTTTACCGGTTTTTTAATGATTTTCTGACCATTCCGGTCTTGTTTCAAACAAGCAATATGAGTGATCTTGGAAGCAGTGTAAATGAATTATTGAATTTAAGCGATTTATTGTATTTCTCTGACTTTTTTATTCTCGCTTTAATTGTCAAATTCAAACCAAATTTTGTTGGAAGCCGCCAGTATTCAAAGGTGGACAGACGCGCATATTTTTTAATCTCAATTGCTATCGCTTTCTTTAATCTGGGCCTTGCAGAAACTGAACGCCCTCAGCTTTTGACACGGACATTTGACCGTGAAATGCTTATAAAAAATATCGGAACTTACAATTACCATATTTATGATGCTTTTCTTCAGTCAAAATCGTCTGCTCAGCGCGCATTTGCTGACGGAAGTGAATTAGCGGATATCGACAACTATGTTCGTGCTAATTATAAGCAGCCAAACGATGACATGTTCGGTATTGCGAAAGGAAAAAATGTCATCTTAGTATCGATGGAATCAACCCAAAGCTTTGTGATCAATCGAACAGTGAATGGCCAGGAAATTACGCCGTTTTTAAATGATTTTATTAAGGAAAGCTATTACTTTGAAAATTTCTATCATCAAACAGGCCAAGGGAAAACATCGGATTCCGAGTTTATTGTGGAGAACTCACTTTATCCATTAAGCCGCGGTGCTGTATTCTTTACCCACTCGGGAAATGAATATACAGCAACTCCGGAAATACTGAATAAGAACGGTTATTTTACTGCATCATTGCATGCGAACAACAAAAGTTTCTGGAACAGAGATATTATGTATAAATCACTTGGCTATCAGCGTTTCTATGATATGAACGACTATGAAATCAATGAGGAAAATACAGTTGGCTGGGGCTTAAAGGACATGGAATTCTTCGAACAGTCCGTACAGCATCTAAAAGAAATGCCAAAGCCTTTTTATGCAAAATTGATTACATTAACGAATCACTTCCCTTTTGAATTAGAAAAAGAAGATATGTTAATTGAACCGTATACTTCAAATGATAAGACGGTAAATAATTATTTTACAACGGTACGTTACCAAGATGAAGCATTGAAGCACTTTATCCAAAAATTGAAAGATGAAGGGCTTTATGAAGACTCGATTATTATTCTTTATGGAGATCATTACGGCATTTCAGAAAACCATAATAAGGCGATGAGTGAATACCTTGGACAGGAGGTAACTCCATTTGTCAGCACACAGCTGCAAAGGGTTCCGCTCATTATTCATATTCCTGGACATAAAGGCAAAACGATTTCAACTGTTTCAGGGCAAATCGACCTAAAGCCGACAATTCTGCATTTGCTTGGAATTGATACGAAACAAGACATTCAATTCGGTTCAGATTTATTCTCTAAAAACAAAATGGATTTTACGGTTTTAAGAGATGGTAGCTTTATTACGAAAGACTATGTGTATACGCGTGAAACATGCTATGATAAGGCAACAGGTGAACCTGCAGCAAATCAAAACGCATGTGAACCGTATATGGAAAAAGCAAAAAATGAACTCGAATACTCTGATAAAATTATTTATGGAGACTTATTGCGGTTCTATGAAAAGACAGAGTACCGAAATAAAGATAACGACAAAATAAAAATATCGAATAGTTAA
- a CDS encoding ROK family glucokinase, whose amino-acid sequence MAEKWIVGVDLGGTTTKIAFISMNGEILYKWEIPTDKSDSGKKITTNIAKAIDQKLEELGHPKSKLIGIGMGAPGPVNLTTGIVYEAINLGWENDYPLKDLLETETFLPAVIDNDANCAALGEMWKGAGNGAKDLVCVTLGTGVGGGVIANGDIVHGISGAAGEIGHITSKPVGGVPCNCGKTGCLETIASATGIVRIANEKLAEKENIGKLAERRAQNGTITAKDVFDCARNHDPLANEIIDEVAYHLGLALASAANTLNPEKIVLGGGVSKAGEVLLKPVKEYFKKFAFPRVAVSTEILLATLGNDAGVIGAAWLVKNKIDQM is encoded by the coding sequence ATGGCTGAAAAGTGGATTGTCGGGGTGGATCTTGGTGGAACGACGACAAAAATTGCATTTATTTCAATGAATGGTGAAATTCTTTACAAATGGGAAATCCCGACTGACAAATCTGACAGCGGAAAAAAAATTACTACGAATATTGCAAAAGCGATTGATCAAAAGCTGGAAGAACTCGGTCACCCAAAAAGCAAGCTGATTGGAATCGGAATGGGAGCACCAGGGCCTGTTAATTTAACAACAGGAATCGTATACGAAGCTATAAATCTTGGCTGGGAAAATGATTATCCTTTAAAAGATTTATTGGAAACGGAAACATTCCTGCCGGCGGTGATTGATAATGATGCTAATTGCGCTGCGCTAGGAGAAATGTGGAAAGGGGCCGGTAACGGAGCAAAAGACTTAGTTTGCGTAACACTTGGAACCGGTGTTGGAGGAGGCGTTATCGCCAACGGAGACATCGTTCACGGTATCAGCGGCGCTGCCGGTGAAATAGGACATATTACTTCAAAACCAGTAGGCGGAGTTCCGTGTAATTGCGGAAAAACGGGTTGTCTTGAAACAATTGCTTCGGCAACTGGCATTGTCCGTATTGCAAATGAAAAGCTTGCCGAGAAAGAAAATATAGGGAAATTGGCAGAAAGAAGAGCGCAAAATGGTACGATTACTGCAAAGGATGTTTTTGATTGTGCGCGCAATCACGATCCGCTTGCCAATGAAATCATCGATGAGGTAGCTTATCACCTCGGTTTAGCGCTTGCCAGTGCAGCAAATACCCTTAATCCTGAAAAGATCGTTTTAGGCGGCGGTGTTTCGAAAGCCGGTGAAGTCCTATTAAAACCGGTCAAAGAATATTTTAAGAAGTTTGCTTTTCCAAGAGTGGCTGTATCCACCGAAATTTTGCTTGCAACACTTGGTAATGATGCAGGTGTTATTGGAGCAGCCTGGCTCGTTAAAAATAAAATTGACCAAATGTAA
- a CDS encoding YqgQ family protein — protein MKSIYDIQQLLMKYGSLIYIGDRLADLELMETELKELYQSQLIETKEFQSALLLLRNEIEREKDKKLKRKKGEEHG, from the coding sequence ATGAAATCAATCTACGATATCCAACAGTTGTTAATGAAATACGGCTCGCTGATTTATATTGGGGATAGGCTGGCTGATTTGGAATTAATGGAAACCGAATTAAAAGAACTTTACCAGTCGCAGCTTATTGAGACAAAAGAGTTCCAATCAGCACTTTTGCTATTAAGAAATGAAATCGAAAGAGAAAAAGACAAAAAGCTGAAAAGAAAAAAGGGTGAGGAACATGGCTGA
- a CDS encoding rhomboid family intramembrane serine protease: protein MSLREDYLFWRLAHFLISKKQYRIIQLSADQNELWLEKLENKQAQIIRLLRYDIDWSNWIQRDIELTAMNGERMRKQLGMRHLSVVNVYVTPYPPVDDYLFRIEKPFTSPHSDRTNVTTFLIEKNNTESSLQNLEHYFHDSLIFDLKDDYTESEIEAVKASALEAAKANAKAEKDVFNIGKPFFTYIFMLLQIAVFLLLTLNGGSTNTSTLIRFGAKFNPLIIEGEWWRFFTPIFLHIGILHLVMNTLSLYYLGTVVERIYGSVRFLLIYLFAGFAGSLASFVFSPSLSAGASGAIFGCFGALLYFGVIHPGLFFRTMGMNILVVLGINLALGFTLPGIDNAGHIGGLIGGFLAAGIVHFPGKKKILFQGLFLVLAFFAATGLLKYGYEDATQNIDEQSVLVLAQEYILSENYNKAFELLNNYANENRPTENLYFLLSYTEIKLGNFNDAKEHLQKAIKMKPDFHEAHFNLALIYYDENNIEAARNHAENAARIKPDQKEYKDLLRKINGSGESAGEA, encoded by the coding sequence TTGAGTCTTAGAGAGGATTATCTTTTTTGGAGGTTGGCACACTTCCTCATTTCGAAAAAACAGTATAGGATCATTCAATTATCCGCTGACCAAAATGAGCTTTGGCTTGAAAAACTGGAGAATAAACAAGCTCAAATCATAAGATTGTTAAGATATGATATTGATTGGAGCAATTGGATCCAGAGAGATATCGAATTAACTGCAATGAACGGTGAGAGAATGAGAAAACAGCTCGGTATGAGACATCTTTCTGTTGTCAATGTGTATGTAACCCCTTATCCGCCTGTAGACGATTACCTGTTCCGGATCGAAAAACCTTTTACAAGTCCGCATAGTGATCGAACAAATGTTACGACATTCTTAATTGAAAAAAATAATACCGAAAGTTCTTTACAAAATCTTGAGCATTATTTTCACGATTCATTAATTTTTGATTTAAAGGATGACTATACGGAAAGCGAAATTGAAGCAGTGAAAGCATCTGCATTAGAGGCAGCAAAAGCAAATGCGAAAGCTGAAAAAGATGTTTTCAATATCGGGAAGCCATTCTTTACATATATTTTTATGCTTTTGCAAATTGCTGTATTTTTGTTATTGACGCTAAACGGAGGAAGTACAAATACATCAACGCTCATTCGATTTGGGGCAAAATTTAATCCGTTGATCATTGAAGGAGAATGGTGGCGCTTTTTTACTCCTATTTTTCTTCATATTGGAATTCTACATTTAGTGATGAATACGCTCTCTTTATACTACCTGGGAACAGTTGTCGAGAGAATATATGGAAGTGTCCGGTTTTTGCTTATTTATTTGTTTGCCGGGTTTGCTGGTTCGCTTGCCAGCTTTGTATTCAGTCCAAGCTTATCAGCAGGCGCCAGCGGGGCCATTTTTGGCTGTTTTGGAGCTTTGCTTTATTTTGGAGTTATTCATCCCGGTCTATTTTTCCGGACAATGGGCATGAATATTCTCGTTGTACTTGGGATTAACTTGGCATTAGGGTTTACGCTTCCAGGGATTGATAATGCCGGCCACATCGGGGGTCTGATTGGCGGTTTTTTGGCTGCCGGAATTGTTCATTTTCCTGGAAAAAAGAAAATACTTTTTCAAGGATTATTTCTTGTACTTGCTTTTTTTGCTGCAACCGGTTTATTAAAGTATGGATATGAAGATGCGACCCAAAACATTGATGAGCAGTCTGTTCTCGTCCTTGCCCAAGAGTACATCCTATCAGAAAACTATAATAAAGCTTTTGAGCTGTTAAATAATTATGCAAATGAAAACAGACCGACGGAAAATCTTTATTTTCTTTTGTCATATACGGAGATAAAGTTAGGAAATTTCAATGATGCCAAGGAACATTTGCAAAAGGCCATTAAAATGAAACCGGATTTTCATGAAGCGCATTTCAATCTTGCGTTAATTTATTATGATGAAAATAATATCGAAGCTGCACGTAATCATGCCGAAAATGCCGCAAGGATAAAACCTGATCAAAAAGAGTATAAAGACTTATTGAGAAAAATCAACGGCTCCGGGGAATCTGCTGGCGAAGCATAA
- a CDS encoding 5-formyltetrahydrofolate cyclo-ligase, whose amino-acid sequence METKQMIRKAVKEKLANMQKPEYEDKSYQIAQRLFSDPYWKDAKTIAITVSNPPEADTLQIIRKGWELGKKIAVPKCISESKQMVFRTLTRFSELESSFFNLYEPIADQTEAVNANEIDLMIVPGVAFTYDCYRIGHGGGYYDRYLTNFNGKTVSLAFEEQLIDHFQVEEHDIPVMKLITDKKVIEINGGKRC is encoded by the coding sequence ATGGAAACGAAGCAAATGATCCGAAAAGCAGTAAAAGAGAAGCTCGCAAATATGCAAAAACCTGAATACGAAGATAAGTCTTACCAAATTGCACAAAGGTTATTTTCCGATCCGTATTGGAAAGATGCAAAAACAATTGCCATTACTGTGTCAAATCCGCCCGAAGCAGATACACTGCAAATTATCAGAAAAGGATGGGAACTCGGAAAAAAGATCGCTGTTCCAAAATGCATTTCCGAAAGCAAGCAGATGGTTTTTCGTACTTTAACACGTTTTTCCGAACTTGAATCAAGTTTTTTCAATTTATATGAGCCGATAGCAGACCAAACAGAAGCTGTCAACGCCAATGAAATTGACCTTATGATTGTTCCTGGTGTCGCATTTACGTACGATTGTTATAGGATTGGACACGGAGGGGGGTATTATGACCGTTATTTAACAAATTTCAACGGAAAAACGGTTTCTCTCGCATTTGAAGAGCAGTTGATTGATCACTTTCAAGTTGAAGAACATGATATTCCTGTCATGAAGCTAATTACGGATAAAAAGGTTATTGAGATTAATGGAGGAAAAAGGTGCTAA
- the rpmG gene encoding 50S ribosomal protein L33 has translation MRVNITLACTECGDRNYISTKNKRNNPDRLELKKYCPREKRSTLHRETK, from the coding sequence ATGCGTGTGAACATTACGTTAGCTTGCACTGAATGTGGAGATCGCAACTATATTTCTACAAAAAATAAACGCAATAATCCTGATCGTCTTGAGCTAAAAAAATATTGCCCAAGAGAAAAACGCTCTACATTACATCGTGAAACAAAATAA